Proteins from a genomic interval of Kitasatospora kifunensis:
- a CDS encoding DUF397 domain-containing protein, with product MTSTDWQKSSYSTSNDECVEVRTVDGLVELRESDSGNVIIRTTPTKFAKFLQGVKASEFDHHADFAG from the coding sequence ATGACCAGCACAGATTGGCAGAAGTCCAGCTACAGCACCAGTAACGACGAGTGCGTCGAGGTGCGAACGGTCGACGGCCTGGTCGAACTCCGCGAGTCCGACAGCGGCAACGTCATCATCCGCACCACTCCGACCAAGTTCGCCAAGTTCCTCCAGGGCGTCAAGGCCAGCGAGTTCGACCACCACGCCGACTTCGCCGGATGA
- a CDS encoding universal stress protein, with protein sequence MTEDTRIVVGVSGSPSSPTVLRRAFGEALQRDAVLVAVHAWTPAGGEQAYRTHPCPSLERAWEQAAFARLDAALLEAFGGEPVGVRVERVVIRGEAGPSLVQVADGPGDLLVIGTGRRSRLLRLLRGSVSRYCLAHSACAVVAVPPTVSGAGDAADRQTRRFSLVVSV encoded by the coding sequence ATGACCGAGGACACCCGCATCGTCGTAGGAGTCAGCGGATCGCCGAGCAGCCCGACGGTCCTGCGTCGCGCGTTCGGGGAGGCGCTGCAGCGCGATGCCGTGCTCGTCGCGGTGCACGCCTGGACGCCGGCCGGCGGCGAGCAGGCCTACCGGACCCACCCCTGCCCGTCGCTGGAGCGGGCCTGGGAGCAGGCCGCCTTCGCCCGGCTCGACGCCGCCCTCCTGGAGGCCTTCGGCGGCGAGCCGGTGGGCGTGCGGGTCGAGCGCGTCGTGATCCGCGGCGAGGCCGGCCCGTCCCTGGTGCAGGTCGCGGACGGTCCGGGCGACCTGCTCGTGATCGGCACCGGTCGGCGCAGCCGCCTGCTGCGGCTGCTGCGCGGCTCGGTGAGCCGCTACTGCCTGGCGCACAGCGCCTGCGCCGTGGTCGCGGTGCCGCCGACCGTGTCCGGCGCCGGTGACGCGGCGGATCGGCAGACGAGGCGGTTCTCGCTCGTCGTATCCGTGTGA
- the kdpA gene encoding potassium-transporting ATPase subunit KdpA, whose amino-acid sequence MNPFGAGALQALALVVALALSHRPLGDYLAHLLTSTRHLRAERVLYRLIGVNGDFDQTWMAYLRSVLAFSSISVLFLYAFQRLQNHLWLSLGFPAVSPATAWNTAASFVTNTNWQSYSGESTMGHLVQMAGLAVQNFLSAAVGIAVVAALIRGFKRNRTDRVGNFWVDLVRVTVRLLLPVSVVFAIVFVATGMVENLHAARELATLGGATQSLPGGPVASQEVIKLLGTNGGGFYNANSAHPFENPTPLTNWLEIYLLLVISFSLPRTFGTMIGDRRQGYAIVAVMGVFWIASASALTYFEWQHHGSAPQAAGAAMEGKEVRFGIAGSALFASSTTLTSTGAVNSAHDSLTPLGGGVALVDMMLGEIAPGGTGSGLYGILVLAVVAVFVAGLMVGRTPEYLGKKLGGREMKFASLYILTTPAIVLIGTGVAMTFRGERANILNSGPHGFTEVLYAFTSAANNNGSAFAGLTVTSTWWNTALGLVMLFGRLLPMVFVLALAGSLARQHPVPATAGTLPTHRLLFVGMLSGVVLIVVGLTYFPALALGPLAEGVH is encoded by the coding sequence GTGAACCCCTTCGGGGCCGGCGCGCTGCAGGCGCTGGCCCTGGTGGTCGCCCTGGCCCTGAGCCACCGTCCGCTGGGCGACTACCTGGCGCACCTGCTCACCAGCACCAGGCACCTGCGCGCCGAACGCGTCCTCTACCGGCTGATCGGCGTCAACGGCGACTTCGACCAGACCTGGATGGCCTACCTGCGCAGCGTGCTCGCCTTCTCCTCCATCTCGGTGCTCTTCCTCTACGCCTTCCAGCGGCTGCAGAACCACCTCTGGCTCTCCCTCGGCTTCCCGGCGGTGAGCCCGGCGACCGCCTGGAACACCGCCGCCTCCTTCGTCACCAACACCAACTGGCAGTCCTACTCGGGCGAGTCGACGATGGGCCACCTGGTGCAGATGGCGGGCCTGGCGGTGCAGAACTTCCTCTCCGCGGCCGTGGGCATCGCGGTGGTGGCGGCGCTGATCCGGGGCTTCAAGCGCAACCGGACCGACCGGGTCGGCAACTTCTGGGTGGACCTGGTGCGGGTGACCGTGCGGCTGCTGCTGCCGGTGTCGGTCGTCTTCGCGATCGTCTTCGTGGCGACCGGCATGGTCGAGAACCTGCACGCGGCCAGGGAGCTCGCCACCCTGGGCGGCGCCACCCAGAGCCTGCCAGGCGGCCCGGTGGCCTCCCAGGAGGTGATCAAGCTACTGGGCACCAATGGTGGCGGCTTCTACAACGCCAACTCCGCCCACCCCTTCGAGAACCCCACCCCGCTGACCAACTGGCTGGAGATCTACCTGCTCCTGGTGATCTCCTTCTCACTGCCGCGCACCTTCGGCACCATGATCGGCGACCGGCGCCAGGGCTATGCGATCGTCGCGGTGATGGGCGTCTTCTGGATCGCCTCCGCCAGTGCGCTGACCTACTTCGAATGGCAGCACCACGGCAGCGCCCCGCAGGCCGCCGGTGCGGCGATGGAGGGCAAGGAGGTGCGCTTCGGCATCGCCGGCAGCGCCCTGTTCGCCTCCTCCACCACCCTCACCTCCACCGGTGCGGTCAACTCCGCGCACGACTCGCTGACCCCGCTGGGCGGCGGGGTGGCACTGGTGGACATGATGCTCGGCGAGATCGCCCCCGGCGGCACCGGCTCGGGCCTGTACGGGATCCTGGTGCTCGCCGTGGTCGCGGTCTTCGTCGCCGGCCTGATGGTCGGGCGCACCCCCGAGTACCTGGGCAAGAAGCTCGGCGGCCGGGAGATGAAGTTCGCCTCCCTCTACATCCTGACCACCCCGGCGATCGTGCTGATCGGCACCGGGGTGGCCATGACCTTCAGGGGCGAGCGCGCGAACATCCTCAACAGCGGCCCGCACGGCTTCACCGAGGTGCTGTACGCCTTCACCTCGGCGGCCAACAACAACGGCTCCGCCTTCGCCGGGCTGACCGTCACCAGCACCTGGTGGAACACCGCGCTCGGCCTGGTGATGCTCTTCGGGCGGCTGCTGCCGATGGTCTTCGTGCTGGCGCTGGCCGGCTCGCTGGCCCGTCAGCACCCCGTCCCCGCCACTGCGGGCACCCTGCCCACCCACCGGCTGCTCTTCGTCGGCATGCTCTCCGGCGTGGTGCTGATCGTGGTGGGCCTCACCTATTTCCCGGCCCTGGCCCTTGGGCCGCTCGCGGAAGGCGTGCACTGA
- the kdpF gene encoding K(+)-transporting ATPase subunit F, protein MTADNIVGLVVAVALVGYLILALIRPERF, encoded by the coding sequence GTGACCGCCGACAACATCGTGGGCCTGGTGGTGGCGGTCGCCCTGGTCGGCTACCTGATCCTGGCGCTGATCCGCCCCGAGAGGTTCTGA
- the kdpC gene encoding potassium-transporting ATPase subunit KdpC, with product MAKPLPVLIRLHLTALRLLLLFTVLCGLVYPLLITGIAQLAFPGQANGSLVRAQGKVVGSGLLGQTFNLPKQNPADPNEQPRPDPRWFQPRPSAAGAGYDASASGASSLGSSDAGLTRTVRERRAALAAFDGVAPGQVPPDALTASASGLDPDISPAYAYQQVNRVAAARGLTPGQVRRLVREHLEGRTLGFLGQARVDVVTLNLALSRLG from the coding sequence GTGGCCAAGCCCCTGCCCGTGCTGATCCGGCTGCACCTCACCGCGCTGCGCCTGCTGCTGCTCTTCACCGTCCTGTGCGGCCTGGTCTACCCGCTGCTGATCACCGGGATCGCCCAACTCGCCTTCCCCGGGCAGGCGAACGGCTCGCTGGTCCGAGCGCAGGGCAAGGTGGTCGGCTCCGGTCTGCTGGGCCAGACCTTCAACCTGCCGAAGCAGAATCCGGCAGACCCGAACGAGCAGCCCCGGCCGGATCCCCGGTGGTTCCAGCCGCGCCCCTCGGCGGCCGGCGCCGGCTACGACGCGAGCGCCTCGGGCGCCTCCAGCCTCGGGTCGAGCGACGCGGGACTGACCCGCACGGTGCGCGAGCGCCGCGCGGCACTCGCCGCCTTCGACGGCGTCGCCCCCGGACAGGTCCCGCCCGACGCGCTCACCGCCAGCGCCTCGGGCCTCGACCCGGACATCTCGCCCGCCTACGCCTACCAGCAGGTCAACCGGGTCGCCGCCGCCCGCGGCCTGACCCCGGGGCAGGTCCGCCGACTCGTCAGGGAGCACCTGGAGGGCCGAACCCTCGGCTTCCTCGGCCAGGCGCGGGTGGACGTCGTGACCCTCAACCTCGCCCTGTCCCGGCTCGGTTGA
- a CDS encoding cytochrome P450, protein MSRPAPLTLPLAAGPPAQPPSCYRSLRHEHPVCRVRMATGDLAWLVTRYQDVRLVLGDRNFSKAALLAPDAPKIRSGALPPGLLFTTDPPEHTALRTRMDALLRPRVRTLGPAVAQLADDLLDRLAPVGCADLVAAFARPLAMRVVGRLLGISTADRDRFAYWADTVLAVSGASAAEVDRAQDELLAYGARLAAARRARPGDDLVSALACQGTAIDHGAVAALVATILVTGYETMVAAVANAVLVLLTQGGLPHPWPAASEDLVEEVLRLGTFGDALRSRRALVDVRVGGVLIPAGDVVLVSTASANRDEAFFTDPDRLLPGRPRTRHLAFGHGVHHCPGAALARVQLAASLERLSARLPGLRLAVAPEQVVLRTASAESAPEALPVRW, encoded by the coding sequence ATGAGTCGGCCCGCACCGCTCACCCTGCCGCTCGCGGCCGGCCCGCCGGCCCAACCACCCTCCTGCTACCGCAGTTTGCGCCACGAACACCCCGTCTGCCGGGTGCGGATGGCCACCGGTGACCTGGCCTGGCTGGTCACCCGCTACCAGGACGTGCGCCTGGTGCTCGGCGACCGCAACTTCAGCAAGGCGGCACTGCTGGCGCCCGACGCGCCGAAGATACGTTCCGGGGCGCTGCCACCAGGCCTGCTCTTCACCACCGACCCGCCCGAGCACACGGCGCTGCGCACCCGGATGGACGCGTTGCTGCGTCCCCGGGTGCGCACCCTCGGGCCGGCGGTGGCCCAACTCGCCGACGACCTGCTGGACCGGCTGGCGCCGGTGGGCTGCGCCGACCTGGTCGCCGCCTTCGCCCGGCCGCTGGCGATGCGTGTGGTGGGCCGGCTGCTGGGAATCTCCACAGCCGACCGCGACCGCTTCGCCTACTGGGCGGACACCGTGCTCGCCGTGAGCGGGGCGAGCGCCGCCGAGGTCGACCGGGCGCAGGACGAACTGCTGGCCTACGGCGCCCGGTTGGCGGCGGCCCGCCGCGCCCGCCCGGGCGATGACCTGGTCTCCGCGCTGGCCTGCCAGGGCACCGCCATCGACCACGGCGCCGTCGCCGCGCTGGTCGCCACGATCCTGGTGACCGGCTACGAGACGATGGTCGCCGCGGTCGCCAACGCCGTCCTGGTCCTGCTCACCCAGGGCGGCCTGCCGCACCCCTGGCCGGCCGCGTCCGAGGATCTGGTGGAGGAAGTACTGCGACTGGGCACCTTCGGCGACGCGCTGCGCTCGCGCCGCGCGCTGGTGGACGTGCGGGTGGGCGGGGTGCTGATCCCGGCCGGTGACGTGGTGCTGGTCTCCACCGCCTCCGCCAACCGGGACGAGGCGTTCTTCACCGATCCCGACCGGCTGCTGCCAGGCCGGCCCCGCACCCGGCACCTGGCCTTCGGCCACGGCGTGCACCACTGCCCGGGCGCCGCGCTCGCCCGGGTCCAGCTGGCGGCCTCCCTGGAGCGCCTCTCGGCCCGCCTGCCGGGGCTGCGCCTGGCGGTGGCGCCCGAACAGGTGGTGCTGCGCACCGCCTCGGCGGAGAGCGCGCCCGAAGCGCTGCCGGTGCGCTGGTAA
- the kdpB gene encoding potassium-transporting ATPase subunit KdpB produces the protein MATHVIPPGAEPPHEAHRVGGGLLDPRQLLSSLPDAIRKLDPRVMVHHPVMFVVEIGSLLTTYAALRHSSVFAWVITVWLWLTVVFANLAEAVAEGRGKAQAETLRRTKTEAMARRVIGSWRPGDVEPPEELVPAAELRLADHVIVSAGQLIPGDGDVVEGAASVDESAITGESAPVIRESGGDRSAVTGGTKVLSDRIVVKITSKPGETFIDRMIALVEGAARQKTPNEIALNILLASLTIVFLLAVVTLQPMATYAGAEQTIVVLVALLVALIPTTIGALLSAIGIAGMDRLVQRNVLAMSGRAVEAAGDVSTLLLDKTGTITFGNRQAAEFTPVGGTEVSELADVAQLSSLADETPEGRSIVVLAKEKYGLRARTQHEIGHAEWIEFTAQTRMSGADLHEAAGTRRIRKGAAGSVLGWVTENGGQGGGELPAVVDAISAAGGTPLAVAVQEPGAPARVLGVIHLKDVVKHGIRERFEDLRLMGIRTVMITGDNPLTARAIADEAGVDDFLAEATPEDKMALIRQEQAGGKLVAMTGDGTNDAPALAQADVGVAMNTGTSAAKEAGNMVDLDSNPTKLIEIVEIGKQLLITRGALTTFSIANDVAKYFAIIPAMFASVYPGLQHLNIMGLHSPRSAITSAIIFNALIIIGLIPLALRGVRYRPSSASALLRRNLGVYGVGGLILPFVGIKLIDLVVQFIPGLH, from the coding sequence ATGGCCACCCACGTCATCCCGCCCGGCGCCGAGCCGCCGCACGAGGCGCACCGGGTGGGCGGTGGGCTGCTCGACCCCCGCCAGCTGCTCTCCTCCCTCCCCGACGCGATCCGCAAGCTCGACCCCCGGGTGATGGTGCACCACCCGGTGATGTTCGTGGTCGAGATCGGCTCGCTGCTCACCACCTACGCGGCGCTGCGGCACAGCAGCGTCTTCGCCTGGGTGATCACCGTCTGGCTCTGGCTGACGGTGGTCTTCGCCAACCTGGCCGAGGCGGTGGCCGAGGGGCGCGGCAAGGCCCAGGCCGAGACGCTGCGCCGGACCAAGACCGAGGCGATGGCCCGGCGGGTCATCGGCAGCTGGCGTCCGGGCGACGTCGAGCCGCCCGAGGAGCTGGTGCCGGCGGCCGAACTGCGGCTCGCCGACCACGTGATCGTGTCCGCCGGCCAGCTCATCCCGGGTGACGGGGACGTGGTGGAGGGCGCCGCCTCGGTCGACGAGTCGGCGATCACGGGGGAGTCCGCGCCGGTGATCCGCGAGTCCGGTGGTGACCGCTCGGCGGTGACCGGTGGCACCAAGGTGCTCTCCGACCGGATCGTCGTGAAGATCACCTCCAAGCCCGGCGAGACCTTCATCGACCGGATGATCGCCCTGGTCGAGGGCGCCGCCCGGCAGAAGACGCCGAACGAGATCGCGCTGAACATCCTGCTGGCCTCGCTGACCATCGTCTTCCTGCTGGCCGTGGTCACCCTGCAGCCGATGGCCACCTATGCCGGTGCCGAGCAGACCATCGTGGTGCTGGTCGCGCTGCTGGTCGCGCTGATCCCCACCACCATCGGCGCGCTGCTCTCCGCGATCGGCATCGCCGGCATGGACCGCCTGGTGCAGCGCAACGTGCTCGCCATGTCCGGGCGCGCGGTCGAGGCGGCCGGTGACGTCTCCACCCTGCTGCTCGACAAGACCGGCACCATCACCTTCGGCAACCGCCAGGCCGCCGAGTTCACCCCGGTCGGTGGCACCGAGGTGAGCGAACTGGCGGACGTCGCACAGCTGTCCAGCCTCGCCGACGAGACGCCCGAAGGCCGCTCGATCGTGGTGCTGGCCAAGGAGAAGTACGGACTGCGGGCCCGCACCCAGCACGAGATCGGCCACGCCGAGTGGATCGAGTTCACCGCCCAGACCCGGATGAGCGGCGCCGACCTGCACGAGGCGGCGGGCACGCGGCGGATCCGCAAGGGCGCGGCCGGCTCGGTGCTCGGCTGGGTGACCGAGAACGGCGGGCAGGGCGGCGGCGAACTCCCCGCGGTGGTCGACGCGATCTCGGCCGCGGGCGGCACCCCGCTGGCGGTGGCGGTCCAGGAGCCGGGCGCACCGGCCCGGGTGCTGGGCGTCATCCACCTCAAGGACGTGGTCAAGCACGGCATCCGGGAGCGCTTCGAGGACCTGCGCCTGATGGGCATCCGCACCGTCATGATCACCGGCGACAACCCGCTGACCGCCCGGGCGATCGCGGACGAGGCCGGCGTGGACGACTTCCTCGCCGAGGCCACCCCCGAGGACAAGATGGCCCTGATCCGCCAGGAACAGGCGGGCGGCAAGCTGGTCGCGATGACCGGCGACGGCACCAACGACGCCCCCGCCCTGGCCCAGGCCGACGTGGGTGTGGCGATGAACACCGGCACCTCGGCGGCGAAAGAGGCCGGCAACATGGTGGACCTGGACTCCAACCCCACCAAGCTGATCGAGATCGTCGAGATCGGCAAGCAGCTGCTCATCACCCGCGGCGCGCTCACCACCTTCTCGATCGCCAACGACGTCGCGAAGTACTTCGCGATCATCCCGGCCATGTTCGCCAGCGTCTACCCCGGCCTGCAGCACCTCAACATCATGGGCCTGCACAGCCCGCGCTCCGCGATCACCTCGGCGATCATCTTCAACGCCCTGATCATCATCGGCCTCATCCCGCTCGCCCTGCGCGGAGTGCGCTACCGGCCCTCCTCGGCCTCCGCGCTGCTGCGCCGCAACCTCGGCGTCTACGGGGTCGGCGGGCTGATCCTGCCGTTCGTCGGCATCAAACTCATCGACCTGGTCGTGCAGTTCATCCCCGGCCTGCACTGA
- a CDS encoding helix-turn-helix domain-containing protein, translating into MASRTNPTLRQRRLGTELRRMREQAGLGGSQLARLLGVTPAHITQVESGKTGVSVERLYTIADLCMCTNEPLINALADIITDRGTNDWWEEYRGVLSTNFLDLAELEGNAARLACFALAYVPGLLQTRSYANALFTQALLPLPQQEIDLRTAFRLRRQEVVRSGKTPYSVLVYEAALRGQYGGTAVLRDQLSSLLKDSEHPGISLRVVPFEAAVFPIPSEDLAHMAGPVPELDTVQVDAFYGSRLLDSPAQLGRYRAALERIGSIALSEDESRDFIRSIMKEM; encoded by the coding sequence ATGGCCAGTCGCACCAACCCAACGCTCCGTCAGCGCCGATTGGGGACTGAGCTGCGGAGGATGCGAGAGCAGGCCGGCCTCGGAGGCAGTCAACTCGCGCGCCTGCTCGGCGTCACACCCGCGCACATCACGCAGGTGGAGAGTGGCAAGACCGGGGTCAGCGTGGAGCGTCTGTACACCATCGCCGACCTGTGCATGTGCACTAACGAGCCCCTGATAAACGCCCTGGCCGACATCATCACCGACCGGGGAACGAACGACTGGTGGGAGGAGTACCGCGGAGTACTCTCGACCAACTTCCTCGATCTGGCGGAACTGGAAGGAAACGCAGCGAGACTCGCCTGCTTCGCCTTGGCCTACGTGCCAGGGCTACTTCAAACACGTTCCTATGCCAATGCCCTGTTCACGCAGGCACTACTACCTCTCCCGCAGCAGGAAATCGATCTCCGGACCGCCTTCCGCCTGCGCAGGCAGGAGGTGGTCCGATCCGGCAAGACGCCGTACTCAGTGCTGGTATACGAAGCCGCCCTGCGCGGCCAGTATGGCGGCACCGCAGTGCTCCGCGACCAACTCTCCTCGCTTCTCAAGGACTCCGAGCATCCAGGGATCTCCCTCAGGGTCGTGCCGTTCGAAGCGGCGGTCTTTCCCATCCCGAGCGAGGACCTTGCCCACATGGCAGGGCCAGTACCAGAGTTGGATACCGTCCAGGTGGATGCCTTCTACGGCTCCCGCTTGCTCGACTCGCCCGCTCAGCTGGGACGCTACCGCGCAGCCCTTGAGCGCATCGGGTCTATTGCGCTATCAGAAGACGAATCACGAGATTTCATTCGCTCTATCATGAAAGAGATGTAA
- a CDS encoding PAS domain-containing protein: MACLDRSLTIQQANQEFFRSFGRSSADLCGRTFSDLVHPSVQQPLQRQFAGLLEGRRDKFATDMIAVGADGEACTLPLTAVAVRGGMSEVDAIMVMMSSVDGAADAGVVTTRKKLLSEVDARILEGIAAGVSTIPLANRLYLSRQGVEYHVTCLLRKLRVPNRAALVSRAYSMGVLKVGVWPPKVVQDFIK; the protein is encoded by the coding sequence ATGGCCTGCCTCGACCGCTCCCTGACCATCCAACAGGCCAACCAGGAGTTCTTCCGCAGCTTCGGCCGCTCCTCGGCCGACCTGTGCGGGCGCACCTTCAGCGACCTGGTGCACCCCAGCGTCCAGCAGCCGTTGCAGCGTCAGTTCGCCGGTCTGCTCGAAGGCAGGCGCGACAAGTTCGCCACCGACATGATCGCGGTGGGCGCGGACGGCGAGGCCTGCACCCTCCCGCTCACCGCGGTCGCCGTGCGGGGCGGGATGTCCGAGGTGGACGCGATCATGGTGATGATGAGCTCGGTGGACGGTGCCGCGGACGCGGGCGTCGTCACCACCCGCAAGAAGCTGCTCAGTGAGGTCGACGCGCGCATCCTGGAGGGCATAGCCGCCGGCGTCTCCACCATCCCGCTGGCCAACCGGCTCTACCTGAGCCGACAGGGCGTCGAGTACCACGTGACCTGCCTGCTGAGGAAGTTGCGGGTCCCCAACCGGGCCGCCCTGGTCTCCCGCGCCTACTCCATGGGCGTGCTCAAGGTGGGCGTCTGGCCGCCCAAGGTCGTGCAGGACTTCATCAAGTGA
- a CDS encoding aminotransferase class IV produces MATVNGAPASLDALQTLALTNYGHFTTMRVADGAVRGLSLHLDRLVADCRDVFGTELDPARVLDCVRQEIGARTTPVTVRVTVFDPALDLAHPGAGADPAILVTTRAAGEAVPPPLRAKRFTLAREAAAVKHVGLFNQLRLRRAAQLAGFDDALFVEPDGRIAEGGTWNIGFVAADGTVVWPEAEVLPGVTMRLLQAAHRPTVIAPVPVADLPSMRAAFATNAAIGVRTVCAIDEVTYPTDDPVLEELRQTYARLPGEPL; encoded by the coding sequence ATGGCCACTGTCAACGGAGCACCGGCGTCACTGGACGCGCTGCAAACCCTGGCTCTGACGAACTACGGACACTTCACCACCATGCGGGTGGCCGACGGCGCGGTGCGCGGCCTGTCGCTGCACCTGGACCGGCTGGTCGCCGACTGCCGTGACGTGTTCGGCACCGAGCTCGACCCAGCGCGGGTGCTGGACTGCGTGCGGCAGGAGATCGGTGCCCGGACCACGCCGGTCACCGTGCGCGTGACGGTCTTCGATCCGGCGCTGGACCTGGCCCACCCGGGGGCGGGCGCGGACCCCGCGATCCTGGTGACCACCCGCGCGGCCGGCGAGGCGGTGCCGCCGCCGCTGCGGGCCAAGCGGTTCACCCTCGCCCGGGAGGCGGCGGCGGTCAAGCACGTCGGCCTGTTCAACCAGCTCAGGTTGCGCCGTGCGGCCCAACTGGCCGGGTTCGACGACGCGTTGTTCGTCGAGCCCGACGGCCGGATCGCCGAGGGCGGCACCTGGAACATCGGCTTCGTGGCCGCGGACGGGACGGTGGTGTGGCCCGAGGCCGAGGTGCTGCCCGGGGTCACCATGCGGCTGCTCCAGGCGGCCCACCGGCCCACCGTCATCGCCCCGGTGCCGGTCGCGGACCTGCCCTCGATGCGGGCCGCCTTCGCCACCAACGCCGCCATCGGCGTGCGCACCGTTTGCGCGATCGACGAGGTGACGTACCCGACGGACGACCCGGTGCTCGAAGAGCTGCGGCAGACGTACGCGCGGCTGCCCGGTGAGCCCCTCTAA
- a CDS encoding N5-glutamine methyltransferase family protein, translating to MHGTTLRELIEDAVDTLVRTGAVIAPRQDAEALVATAFGAQPADLPLDQAPEASPAEEFDRLVGRRAEGVPLGHLTGSVLLGGVELTVGPGVFVPREQSEAVLARGLGALEQVALPLVVDLCAGSAAFALALAHQRLDATVHAVECDPVALDFARRNSERQVALGEPAIVLHQADVADPDLLADLAGRVDLVLANPPFMPEEAEVPAEFGVHQPRQAVFAGPDGLRVIRQTIEAAARLLAPGATLVLEHGHLHAETVPALLRADNRFEQVSGHLDQYGWPLFAVATRAAR from the coding sequence ATGCACGGCACAACGCTCAGAGAACTCATCGAGGACGCGGTGGACACCCTGGTCCGCACCGGAGCCGTGATCGCTCCCCGGCAGGACGCCGAGGCCCTGGTCGCAACGGCGTTCGGCGCCCAGCCGGCCGACCTGCCGTTGGACCAGGCGCCCGAAGCCTCCCCGGCCGAGGAGTTCGACCGGCTGGTGGGCCGCCGGGCCGAGGGGGTCCCGCTCGGCCACCTCACCGGGTCCGTCCTGCTGGGTGGAGTCGAACTGACCGTCGGTCCAGGGGTGTTCGTGCCCCGGGAGCAGAGTGAGGCGGTGCTGGCGCGCGGTCTGGGCGCGCTGGAGCAGGTGGCCCTCCCGCTGGTGGTCGACCTCTGCGCCGGCTCTGCCGCCTTCGCGCTGGCGCTGGCCCACCAGCGGCTCGATGCCACGGTCCACGCGGTGGAGTGCGACCCCGTGGCCCTCGACTTCGCCCGCCGCAACAGCGAGCGGCAGGTGGCCCTGGGCGAGCCGGCGATCGTGCTGCACCAAGCCGACGTCGCCGACCCCGACCTGCTGGCCGACCTGGCGGGCCGGGTGGACCTGGTGCTGGCCAACCCGCCCTTCATGCCCGAGGAGGCCGAGGTGCCGGCCGAGTTCGGCGTGCACCAGCCGCGCCAGGCGGTCTTCGCCGGCCCGGACGGCCTGCGGGTCATCCGGCAGACCATCGAGGCAGCGGCCCGCCTGCTGGCCCCGGGCGCCACCCTGGTCCTCGAACACGGCCACCTGCACGCCGAAACCGTCCCGGCCCTGCTGCGGGCCGACAACCGCTTCGAGCAGGTCTCCGGGCACCTGGACCAGTACGGCTGGCCGCTCTTCGCCGTCGCCACCCGGGCGGCGCGTTAG